From a region of the Panicum virgatum strain AP13 chromosome 2K, P.virgatum_v5, whole genome shotgun sequence genome:
- the LOC120696233 gene encoding zinc finger A20 and AN1 domain-containing stress-associated protein 5-like has translation MSSFQPHESAAPAAKLCAAGCGFFGSPATHDMCSVCYKKHHSVVDVSGGGSGASAAAAASGPVARSACEPAVAAPAASVCLVPAKDVAEAAASSSSSATAPEAARKAQPNRCAACCKKVGLTGFVCRCGKTFCERHRYAEEHGCAFDFKGAGRATIARAVQWIQNFRSHVNILYGQPSQLSHQLLSI, from the coding sequence ATGTCGTCGTTCCAGCCGCACGagagcgccgcccccgccgcgaagctgtgcgccgccggctgcggctTCTTCGGCAGCCCAGCTACCCACGACATGTGCTCCGTCTGCTACAAGAAGCACCACAGCGTCGTCGacgtcagcggcggcggctcaggcgcctccgccgctgccgcggcatCCGGACCCGTCGCGCGATCCGCTTGCgaaccggcggtggcggcgcccgcCGCTAGCGTCTGTCTCGTACCGGCTAAAGACGTCGCTGAAGCCGCCgcatcgtcgtcctcctccgccaccgcgcccgaggcggcgaggaaggcgcAGCCGAACCGGTGCGCGGCGTGCTGCAAGAAGGTGGGGCTGACGGGGTTCGTGTGCCGCTGCGGGAAGACATTCTGCGAGAGGCACCGGTACGCGGAGGAGCACGGCTGCGCGTTCGACTTCAAGGGCGCCGGCCGCGCCACCATCGCCCGTGCAGTGCAATGGATTCAGAACTTCAGATCACATGTAAACATTCTGTATGGCCAACCGTCGCAACTTTCGCATCAACTCCTCTCGATCTGA
- the LOC120694569 gene encoding uncharacterized protein LOC120694569 isoform X1: protein MCCDCSFHPLDSLIGRGAGWQTGLSWHAAGDGLKGVCPLFLYIKSIVLHLEAARARPSTRSSAGNGDGAGDGVDLTKAVADEASFDHDGTTRCERGRLLRAVVGAWRRILQGRCARLPLMDPMCVCACCRTVECLTKQKEKALVKIVVRISRRNTDTSY from the exons ATGTGCTGCGACTGTTCCTTCCATCCTTTGGATTCCTTGATTGGAAGGGGTGCTGGTTGGCAAACAGGGTTATCATGGCATGCTGCAGGTGATGGTCTCAAG GGAGTTTGCCCACTGTTTTTATATATCAAGTCAATTGTGCTTCATTTGGAGGCGGCTCGGGCTCGACCTTCAACACGCTCCAGTGCTGGAAACGGAGACGGGGCTGGGGATGGCGTGGATCTCACGAAAGCGGTGGCAGATGAGGCAAGCTTCGACCACGATGGAACGACGCGATGCGAGCGGGGCCGCTTACTACGAGCAGTGGTTGGAGCATGGCGGCGGATCCTACA GGGGAGATGTGCAAGGCTGCCATTGATGGATCCAA TGTGCGTGTGTGCTTGTTGCAGAACTGTTGAATGTTTGACCAAGCAAAAGGAAAAG GCATTGGTAAAAATAGTAGTAAGGATTAGCAGAAGAAATACAGATACTAGTTATTAA
- the LOC120694569 gene encoding uncharacterized protein LOC120694569 isoform X2, whose translation MIKGVCPLFLYIKSIVLHLEAARARPSTRSSAGNGDGAGDGVDLTKAVADEASFDHDGTTRCERGRLLRAVVGAWRRILQGRCARLPLMDPMCVCACCRTVECLTKQKEKALVKIVVRISRRNTDTSY comes from the exons ATGATCAAG GGAGTTTGCCCACTGTTTTTATATATCAAGTCAATTGTGCTTCATTTGGAGGCGGCTCGGGCTCGACCTTCAACACGCTCCAGTGCTGGAAACGGAGACGGGGCTGGGGATGGCGTGGATCTCACGAAAGCGGTGGCAGATGAGGCAAGCTTCGACCACGATGGAACGACGCGATGCGAGCGGGGCCGCTTACTACGAGCAGTGGTTGGAGCATGGCGGCGGATCCTACA GGGGAGATGTGCAAGGCTGCCATTGATGGATCCAA TGTGCGTGTGTGCTTGTTGCAGAACTGTTGAATGTTTGACCAAGCAAAAGGAAAAG GCATTGGTAAAAATAGTAGTAAGGATTAGCAGAAGAAATACAGATACTAGTTATTAA
- the LOC120694569 gene encoding uncharacterized protein LOC120694569 isoform X3 codes for MLQGVCPLFLYIKSIVLHLEAARARPSTRSSAGNGDGAGDGVDLTKAVADEASFDHDGTTRCERGRLLRAVVGAWRRILQGRCARLPLMDPMCVCACCRTVECLTKQKEKALVKIVVRISRRNTDTSY; via the exons ATGCTGCAG GGAGTTTGCCCACTGTTTTTATATATCAAGTCAATTGTGCTTCATTTGGAGGCGGCTCGGGCTCGACCTTCAACACGCTCCAGTGCTGGAAACGGAGACGGGGCTGGGGATGGCGTGGATCTCACGAAAGCGGTGGCAGATGAGGCAAGCTTCGACCACGATGGAACGACGCGATGCGAGCGGGGCCGCTTACTACGAGCAGTGGTTGGAGCATGGCGGCGGATCCTACA GGGGAGATGTGCAAGGCTGCCATTGATGGATCCAA TGTGCGTGTGTGCTTGTTGCAGAACTGTTGAATGTTTGACCAAGCAAAAGGAAAAG GCATTGGTAAAAATAGTAGTAAGGATTAGCAGAAGAAATACAGATACTAGTTATTAA